GCAGACCACCTGCCTGGAGTTCTTCCTGGCCACTCCCGGTGCCGACGCCTACTGGGAGGTGAACCTCTCCCCCGCCGGCCACTGGAACGTCTACCGCTTCAGCGGCTACCGCCAGGGGATGGCGCCGGAGGCGGCGCTGCAGGCGCTGCCCTTCCGGGTCACGCGCACGCCTGGCGTTCTGGAGCTTGAGCTCACCTGCGACCTTGCCGCCCTCCTGCCCGGCGGCGGCCCGCTGGAGCTGGCAGTCACCGCCGTGGTGGAGCAGGCCGGCGGCGCCCTCACCTACTGGGCCCTGGCCCACCCCGGCAGCGCGCCCGATTTCCACCGCCGCGACGGCTTTCAGCTGCGCCTGTGAGGCCGGCTGGCGTCGCGTGGCCTGAGCGCCGCTTCTACAGTCGTGGCACGGCGCCGGACCTCACGATGGCTCTGCTCGGACCCGCTGGACCTGGGGCCATGCAACTGGGCTACACGATCGTCTACGTGCCCGATGTGGCCGCTTCGCTGCACTTCTATGCGGCCGCTTTCGGCCTGCCGCAGAAGTTTCTCGACCCCACCGGCACCTATGGCGAATGCGCCACTGGTGCCACCACCCTAGGTTTCGCCGCCCACGCGCTCGGGGACCTGAATGTGCCCGGCGGGGTGGTGAAGGCCAGCGAAACGGTCCAGCCGCTGGGCATGGAGATCGCCCTGGTCACCGACGACGTGCCCCAGGCCCACGCCCGCGCCCTGGAGCATGGCGCTGGGGAAATCGCTGCGCCTGCCCGGAAGCCCTGGGGCCAGCTGGTGTCGTACGTGCGGGCACCGGACGGCACGTTGATCGAGCTGTGCACGCCCATGGCGGGCTGAGCGCCACGGCCACCCTTGTCGACGAAAAACCAATACAGATGTACTAATCTGCAGGGCCTGCCCCGGGGCCCATGCCCGCCCAGTCACCGCCCGAGCCCCAGCCGCTCCCGCGGCCCCTGCGCCAGTGCCGCACCGGCCTGCTGCTGCCCCTGGCCGGCGAGAGCGTGGCTGCCGGTTTCCCCAGCCCCGCCGACGACTACGTCGAAACCGGCATCGACCTCAACGAGCAGCTGATCGCCCGCCCCAGCAGCACCTTCTTCCTGCGCGTGAGCGGCGATTCGATGGTGGAGGCCGGCATCCATCACGGTGATCTGCTGATCGTCGATCGCAGCGTCGAGCCGCGCCCCGGCCGCATCGTGGTGGCCGTGCTGGAGGGGGCTTTCACGCTCAAGCGCCTGGTGCTGCACCGCGGTCGCCTGCGGCTGGAGGCGGCCCATCCCGCCTACCCGCCGCTGGCCCTGGGCGAGGGCGACGACACGCTCCTCTGGGGCGTGGCCATCCACGTGATCCACCCGCTCTGAGCCCCCTCCACCCCAACCTCCATGGCCTGGGCCACCGCGCTGATCGACGGCAACAACTTCTACGCCTCCTGCGAGGCGGCGCTCGATCCCTCGTTGATCGGCCGGCCGCTGGTGGTGCTCTCCAACAACGACGGCTGCATCGTGGCCCGCAGCGCCGAGGCCCGCGCCCTCGGCATCGCCATGGGCACCCCCTATTTCAAGGTGCGCCGCGAGCTGGAGCGGCTCGGGGTGGTGGTGCGCAGCTCCAACTACGCCCTCTACGCCGACATGAGCCACCGCCTGATGCTCACGCTCGAGCCCTGGGTGGAGGAGCTGGAGGTCTATTCGATCGACGAAGCGTTCGGCCGCCTGCGCCGCCCCGCCGGCACCGGTGGCCCGGCAGGCACGGGTGCTGATCTCACCGCCTGGGGCCAGGCGCTGCGGGCCCAGGTGCGGCGGCATCTGGGGCTGCCGGTGGCGGTGGGCATCGCCCCCTCCAAGCTGCTCGCCAAGGTGGCCAACAAGCTGGCCAAGCAGAACCGCGCCCACGGCGGTGTGTTCGATCTGGGGGCGCTGGCCGCCCCCGATCCCTGGCTGGCGGCCGTCGCGATCGAAGATGTGTGGGGTATCGGCCGCAAGCTCTCGCGCTGGTGCCGGCTGCGCGGCGTGGCCAATGCGCTGCAGCTGCGCGACATGGCCAGCGGCGAGCTGCGGGCCAAGGCGGGCGTGGTGGGGCTGCGGCTGCAGCAGGAGTTGCGGGGCCACAGCTGCCTGCCGCTGGTGGCGGTGCCGCCCGCCAAGCGGGAAACCTGCGTGAGCCGCAGCTTCAGCGAACCGGTGCGGGAGCTGCCCCAGCTGCGGGAGGCGATCGCCACCTACCTCAGCCGCGCCGCCGAGAAGCTGCGCCGCCAGGGCCAACGCACCGACACCATCACCGTGTTCGTGCGCAGCAGCCCCTTCAACGGCACCAGCTTCTACGCCAATGCCGCCACGGTGTCGCTGCCGCTGGCCAGCAACGACACGGCCGTGCTGCTGGCCGCCGCCCTACCCCTGGCCGAGCGCCTGTTCCGCCCCCACAAACCCCTGCAGAAGGCCGGTGTGCTGCTGCAGAACCTGCAGCCCCTGCAGCAGTTGCAGCACCATCTGCTCACGCCGCTGCCGCCGGAGCAGCAGCAGCGGCGCGAAGCGCTGATGGCCACGATCGATGGCCTCAACCGCCGCTACGGCCGCGGCACCGTGCAGTGGGCCGCCTGCGGCCTCCGGCCGGCCTGGGCGATGAAGCGGCAGCAGCTCTCGCGGGCCGCCACCACCCGCCTCAGCGACATCCCGGTGGTGCGCGCCTGAGCCTCAGGCCTTGGTGCGCAGGCTGTTGCGCG
The sequence above is a segment of the Synechococcus sp. MW101C3 genome. Coding sequences within it:
- a CDS encoding LexA family transcriptional regulator, which translates into the protein MPAQSPPEPQPLPRPLRQCRTGLLLPLAGESVAAGFPSPADDYVETGIDLNEQLIARPSSTFFLRVSGDSMVEAGIHHGDLLIVDRSVEPRPGRIVVAVLEGAFTLKRLVLHRGRLRLEAAHPAYPPLALGEGDDTLLWGVAIHVIHPL
- a CDS encoding Y-family DNA polymerase, with product MAWATALIDGNNFYASCEAALDPSLIGRPLVVLSNNDGCIVARSAEARALGIAMGTPYFKVRRELERLGVVVRSSNYALYADMSHRLMLTLEPWVEELEVYSIDEAFGRLRRPAGTGGPAGTGADLTAWGQALRAQVRRHLGLPVAVGIAPSKLLAKVANKLAKQNRAHGGVFDLGALAAPDPWLAAVAIEDVWGIGRKLSRWCRLRGVANALQLRDMASGELRAKAGVVGLRLQQELRGHSCLPLVAVPPAKRETCVSRSFSEPVRELPQLREAIATYLSRAAEKLRRQGQRTDTITVFVRSSPFNGTSFYANAATVSLPLASNDTAVLLAAALPLAERLFRPHKPLQKAGVLLQNLQPLQQLQHHLLTPLPPEQQQRREALMATIDGLNRRYGRGTVQWAACGLRPAWAMKRQQLSRAATTRLSDIPVVRA
- a CDS encoding DOMON-like domain-containing protein; the protein is MAASSAAVSPAASPPAAALTLTGQVVRRGAELQIGWRLAGALEGVCLPEPAALPQRCDDLWQTTCLEFFLATPGADAYWEVNLSPAGHWNVYRFSGYRQGMAPEAALQALPFRVTRTPGVLELELTCDLAALLPGGGPLELAVTAVVEQAGGALTYWALAHPGSAPDFHRRDGFQLRL
- a CDS encoding VOC family protein: MALLGPAGPGAMQLGYTIVYVPDVAASLHFYAAAFGLPQKFLDPTGTYGECATGATTLGFAAHALGDLNVPGGVVKASETVQPLGMEIALVTDDVPQAHARALEHGAGEIAAPARKPWGQLVSYVRAPDGTLIELCTPMAG